The DNA window gttttttcccctcaaGCTTCACAAAGGCATTAAACGTTTTCATTCAAGAGTGTGTTAACACAATACCAAGAAGAAATGGCATCAGCCACTACCTTAAAGAGgcattttctttctgcaggtgaGGATTGCAGGGAAGCATAAATGTTTTCTGATAAGAAAATGTATCGCTAAGGTTTTAGTGTTTATGTGTCCTCTGCCAGCAAAGCTGCTTGCTAACATCCACATGTCACTTTGTTAAGTTAAATCAGAAATTGCTATCTCCAAAGGTGATTTTCCTTGCAACCACAGAATGTGTAGTATTAGCCTGAAGTGACTTCTCAGAGACTGTTCTCAAAATAACATTACTGTAGTGCAGCTAAGACCTCATGAGTGAAACACAAACTTAGAGAAAAGGGAGACTTTTAGTTTCTTCGATTCACTATAAGGCTTATTATAAAGTAGGCTTTTCTTGTGACTGTATGTTTGGAGAAATGAAAGGGGTAGCACACTCATACTGCAACATTCACCTCCACACTGTtaaaagtttggttttcaaaataatagaaaatgttttgatgatCACTGAGGTGACATGCAGattgcttttaaatgtttggGTAGGATACTCGATTGTTAGGTCTCCaacagtttcttatttttatatggAGATTTGTTTGGATGAATCTCCATATAAATATTTGCCTTGTGAACTTTTGTCTTGGATGGCCATTGTGGTTTGCACTGATGCCTAGGCTTGGTGTAGGATCATCCCTCCaggacatgttttgtttgtgttcttgttttgcacttttttttctaattacttGTGTTTGGGCATGTAAATCCGTTCAGACATTGTGAACTACAATCCTGCAATcctaaatacaaataaaactgaacagtTGTAAAAGTGATGTCTATTCATAGCAATCGGGAAGATTTTTTTATGGATCCATAACAAACAAGCGAGTCAAGACAAAAGAAAGCAGGGATTTCTAACCAAACATAAAAGGTTTGTTACAGACTTTTTGACTTTATTGGCAAAGTATGCTTTACAATCCTGATAAATTACCAACCATAAATAACAAGGAATTTAGTCAGTAAAAAAGGCTTTTAACTGATCTGCACTAAGAGCTTTAAGTGTCAACATTTGGTGTCAAtccaacagaaaaagaaaggaaggaggaTAATTCATTCATAGGCAGGCTGACCagatcaaaattaaaagaatgttaCCTTTTCAtgaacagaagagaagaagaaagattgATGAATATACAAGTACCGCTTCACTGCAGGAGAACAGAATAACTCTTACACAGGTTATTCCCTCGGGTCAGTTCCATCATACTTACTGTGACTTATTGTTATTCatgttcttttcattttcaggtgATGGTTTGAACAGTATTCTGTTCAAAGCTTGGATTATTGTTTCTAAAACATAACCCTACTTTGAACTTCCACAATCTTCTTCCCGACCTGTCTGTTGTGATTTTTGGTCTTTCAGAGTCTGTTTGTTCAggaatgttctccaacaaacctgtGAGGTCTTAACTcatgtatatttaaattaagTCACACACAGGTGAGGTCTATTTACAAATCGTTTGACTTCCAGATGTAATTGTTTGCTGTGTATTATATGTAATCAATGTAAAGGGTGCGAATGCAAATGCAGCACACAATTTTCAGATATTGTTTCCCTTGTCCTTCACAATTATACTCTAAAAGACATcgtaataaattttatttaaaggctGTAGGGTGAAAAGCCCCtatgttttcacacatttttgtttatatgcaTAACATAAAGTCATTATTATTCTTAATGTGATGCAtaccaaaatgtaaacataccTTGCACAATCAAAGACTTCACAAAATAGAAACCATCATGAGGAAAGACCATTATGTGGAAatacactgtgttccaaattttatgcaaattggatttaagtgtcataaagattaatttttttgttgggctattaaatttatagatggtattgtgtgtcagggctctttgaatcactataattaatttcagagagctgggttgattagtttgtctggtgagctcaattaaaggaaatctacttaagaaggatgttccacattattaagcaggccacaggtttcaagcaatatgggaaagagaaaggatctctctgctgacgaaaatcatcagatagtgtagtgccgtctgacttgatatgaaaacattagatatttaatgaaaactgaagtgTTATCATCGTACTGTggagagatttgtggctgattcagaacaaagatgggtttgtacagataaaggcataatgaggaaggtttctgttagacaaattcattgaattaagagagcagctgttaaaatgcccttacaaagcagcaaacagttatttgaagctgcaggtgcctctggaacctcaaggtggaggatcctccagaggcttgcggtgcatgaacctactattctgccacccctaaccagagctcacaagcagaaacggtcacagtgggcccagccgtacatgaagattaattttcatacagacttgttcactgatgactggaCTGGatgatggacgcagtagtggattggtggtggatggccaccacgtcccaacatggctgtgacgtcagcaaggaagtgatggagtcattttttgggccgaaatcatgtggagagaatcattggtcggccccttcagagtccctgaaggtgtgaaaatgacctcagcaaagtatatggactttctgactgataactttctttcatggttgaaaaaaaagagccgtaccttcagtagcaaaatcatcctcatgcatgacaatgaatgctggaaggaataccactgtgtcattggctgctatgggcatgacaggggagaaactcatggtgtggtcaccatcctcctctgacctcaaccctattgagaacctttggagtttcctcaagcagaagatctgaaggtggaatgcagttcatatcaaaacagcagcactGTGAAGGTATTCTGACaccctgcaaagaaattcaagcagaaactttccacaaactcacaagttcaatggatgcaagaattgtgcaggtgatatcaaagaaggggtcatatgttaacatgtaactcggtctgttaagatatttttgattgaaatagattttgattttagtaaatgtgaccacttaatgctgtacattcaaagaatgaccatttgcagttctttataatccataaaatgtttataaaatctgctgtgcataataatttggaacagtgcattttgagttttttatttttgaaaagaatactgttctcatggggagctttgttcagtaaaattttatttatactgtaatagttcatgacttgaaaattatattgaccatcatttgcattgaccatttaggaataactgagaaaatatcacttgcataataatttggaacacggtgtattgAAGCAAAACGTCAGCTAAGTATTAGTGGGTATGGAAATGGACGGTTGGATAAAAGGAAGAAATATTGAATGATGCTGGAATAAAGCAAATATGTTCAAAAttgtctttaattaaaaaaatgccatttgGACCATGGGAACGCATGATATGTGTGAAAAAGGTCCTGGTGTCGAGCATGTATGGTATTGTAACAAACCTGCAGGagtatttttttagtatttgatgtatttattaaaaagttatattacaaaagcacaaaaatacagatattaCCAGTGAGAGAATGAACAAACCCAGTTCTCACTATTATCTGAGTAACTTAAGACTGTAAaacaatatatgaatatatatcaTTACTGTATATCGCCAGATTGAGCCATATAGCTAAAAACTATTTCTGGACCTGTCAAAaggttgatttaaaaaagtgtgattttctCCTGTTTAAATTGGACAACACATCCCACtggagtattttttaaattgaaagtaATCTGTTAATGTGACAAATTACACCTCCAGCTTTGATTTATAACGCTTTAATTAGTGCAGCagtattttttcatccataATGCTTTGGGAGATTTTatgattgatcatttttcaCTCTGCTGTTGTTGGATGTGTTATGTTTTCGTAACctgtttctattgtttttcCCAGCACAGACTAACCATATTAATTCTTATCGGAAACAGATGCAGGGTTACTTTATTTCCTCTGGTTTTTATCATGTAATCAGGCTGCGCTGCTGCTTTCCATTGAAGCCGCCAGGCTACAGATGAATACACTTTACTGGCATGTTGAAGTTACTCTTGTGCTGTTTGATTATGGAAACAAAGTCCCAACTTTATTATGATTTATGCGCAGTAATGGAGAAGATGTAGAGCTCTGGCATTCAAACATCTGTatcatttgttataaaaatactttccATTTATTTGGTGACTTTAGTGCTGAATGAGCCAAGATTTGAAATAAGGCAGTGTGCTCAGATTAGTTTCATACTGATGTTGGACTTCAGGGTTTGCTCTGTTAGCTGCAGCATCACTCAGAAGTTTACACCTGTGGCAGAAGTAAAAATTAGATAAGttcaaatataaacacacactctCACTAATATAGTAATAAATATCCTTTAGAGTTTTAACTACATGctctttgaaacaaaataacagagtCATGGCATAAATCTGGCTTAAACAGGAGAGCTTCCAGGCACAAACCtaaattttaaccaaagtttGTACATTTTCAGTAGAGTTGAGGCCAGGCCATTCCAGAACCCCAGTATCAGCTGGTTTGAACGTGTTCTGGAAGTTAATTTTCTGACTGGAATGCACAGTTGTGTCAAACTTTCCATTGGCTAATAGTTGGGTTGGAACAAGCTGAATAGCTGGATGTTACTCTTCAATCTTTATTATTCCTGCCACTTTGTGCTATGTAAGCTCACATGCACAGGAAGGGGATCCTgtatgcagaaagaccccaggagACAGAACTACCAACTATGCAGTCActtcaattcaatttaattcaacttaattcagttcaattcaaaagcCAAACATATTGTATTTTGACTTCGAAATAGAGGAGAAACCTCCGTTTGAATGGCAACTTACAGTGACTGACTGGGTGTACTCTCTACATtgagcaaaaaagaaagacaagggCTGCTTTTGAAATGGTTTCACCAAGAAGCCAGCTAAACAGATGAGCTCTGAGCCTGAACCAATGAAAACCGAGAACACATGTAGACATTAACATAATGTTTCTTTATCCATGAGAGGCAAAGGGTTTGACATAGAAAGACAAATTACAGACAATTTATATCTTCTGTACCGGAAGAATATTAGGCTATTAGTGGCACATATTGTAATACCCTTACAGTGTGTTTAGTTTTAAAGACCTGACTCCTTCAAGCTGTGCAACTCTAGAAAATTAGCTCAGTCTTTATCCCCCCAATCATAACTGTTCTCTGAAGGTATttaatttgtgtgtttctgcagctgcagaggtCAGTCAAGCTTGAAGGTGTCGGTCTTTTTCAGTCGCCACTGCCTCAGTCCACAATGATGTAAAGCTGCTTGCACAGGGAGTATATGCAACCTCAAAATACAAACTCCCAGCTGGGATTCAAACCTGTAACCCTTATGTCTCTCTAATGAAATACCAACAAATTGAAGTGGCAAACGACTCAGCCAGAATTAGTCCAGAAGCTATTATAAGCTCATGATTAAGGTGCAACCTGCTAAGGgacatttaatcaaatattgGTGGGGTGTATGTACATTTTTGAGTCTGTAAAATTCTGCTTacagaaaatgtgcagattAAAAAATACGCTCACTGAAGTTGTTTGTTTggtaaacaatatttaaaatgcataattACACATTATTATGACATCAGTACACATAAGAAGTGCAAATGAACctaaataaatcttaaatctgGAAAACGAACCCTGTTTTTGTCAATTTGCTTGTTAAATAACTGGACAGGCaatgtgatttaacgtgataGCATGAGCATTGCTATTTGTTCTTATCACTCTTTTGAAATCTATTCAGTCCTTAAGGTAAAACATgcagcagaggaggaaaaaaggaatttaaagCCTCAAATCAAACAAATTGGGTTTGGCATCCTGAGCGAGGACATGAGAAAGGATAAACAGAGGGTGGGAGGGAAGGACggtaagagagaaaaaagagaggtGGTGAAAGTGAGTGAGTGAGAGATGGGCAGGGAGGTATAAAGAGAGGGAGGGAGTTATCTACAAGAGGCAGCCATAGAGGGAGAGGTGACAGAGTAGATTatcctctcctccctgccagTCTCACCATGTTCATGCTGCAGACGCTGACTGTTCTCTCGCTCACTGTCATCTTCCTGGCATCTGTAGAAGGTAGGACACAGCTATCCTTTGAATATCTGTGTGTTTTGCGTCTTGCATGTATTGCATGCACCCTGCAGGTGGACAGGGTGGCAAACAGAGCGATGGCgaacacaaaaaaaggaaagaagaggGAAAGAGGCATGGCAGCAGCAAGGATGTAGGCATGGATGTAAACAGAGGGGCAGAACGCAGGATGAGCATCTGAAAATCACACGCATGCAGAGCAACATGCCAGCCTCTTCTATGAAACACAGCTTAGGAAATGCTCTGATTCGGCATCACCCATGGTATAGCAAACAGCTCTTTccttctattattttttttttacagctcaCACTGCTCCTAGTGTTTCAGAtctcactttgttttgtttacacatTGGCTTTGAATGAGGGGACATGATGCCAAACACACACTCCCCCTCTCCTCATCTCACTTCCACTCATTTCTCACACTGAACAGGGTAAACCAGTGCATCTCCTCTGACATTCCTCTGAGGATTATTTTTAGGACAGATAATGTGGAAATAATGCAGAATTATTCTGTAGCTGACATTAAGATGATTCTTGGTTATTACCAAacttttttaattgcatttttttgtgttgatgCTATGATGTAGTGCGTAATATATTTTAAggtgtgttttctgtttcccaGGAAAAGGCGTGCAGATGCAGAGGGATGTCCAGTGTTGCATGCTGTACTCCCAGGGTAAGGTGCGTACCAAAGATGTGCTGCGGTTTGAGGTGCAGACGGAGGGGCCCGACTGCAGCATACAAGCCATCATGCAAGTATTTCAGCTATCCACTCCTGGAGCTTAAGAGCACAGAGCAATTTGGAGGCATGGAAAAAATGCTTCTCGTTAGCGTCGGAGCAGGGCTGCATGGCCCGAGAGGCATTGTCTTCTTTCCAGGTCAAATTGTTATGGCAGAGCTGCTTGCTGTGATTGCCAGGGAAGTAAAAGAGGAAATATGTGGGAATAACAAGCCGTCTGAAAATACCTTTCAGGCGAGCTGAGCCCCGCAGCATTCAGTCACTCAGTCAGAACAGCAGGGTTTAGTTAAGTAAACGACACTGTGATACCGATCGCTGCCAGCAGTTCACAGAAATCCGATGTAGCAAGAGAGTTTGCTTTTGCACACGATCCTgttaacacaaacacaa is part of the Xiphophorus hellerii strain 12219 chromosome 9, Xiphophorus_hellerii-4.1, whole genome shotgun sequence genome and encodes:
- the ccl44 gene encoding chemokine (C-C motif) ligand 44 yields the protein MFMLQTLTVLSLTVIFLASVEGKGVQMQRDVQCCMLYSQGKVRTKDVLRFEVQTEGPDCSIQAIILYTKKAVKCADPRDRKVKRLLRKLLQRQRFKNHRTMWLPPRDNLPAMSEDKKDNWAVLNLE